A genomic window from Montipora capricornis isolate CH-2021 chromosome 8, ASM3666992v2, whole genome shotgun sequence includes:
- the LOC138059496 gene encoding diacylglycerol lipase-beta-like isoform X2: protein MIVGHSLGAGTASLLSVLLKPIYPDLKCFAYSNPSVLSTHATPYCEDFIVSVVLGKDVVPRMTGTSASELRDDLASVIRRCSLPKYHVLMSGCWQALCFCLGPRPHNSQGEAAGLTSACDSNESSLRYIAEGDLDPVTTSCSPVSVEKLYPAGRILQLDERISNRIEAPRFDVMWSDKDNYSKIIIHPDMLGDHFPDRVMKALGRVAASVQEDALLQEV, encoded by the exons ATGATAGTGGGCCACTCATTAGGTGCAGGCACTGCCTCGTTGTTATCGGTCCTTCTTAAACCAATCTATCCTGACTTGAAGTGCTTTGCCTACTCCAATCCCAGCGTCTTAAG TACTCATGCTACACCGTACTGTGAAGACTTCATCGTTTCTGTTGTACTCGGAAAGGATGTCGTTCCAAG AATGACAGGTACTTCAGCCTCGGAGTTACGTGATGATCTCGCATCGGTCATCAGAAGATGTTCCCTTCCCAAG TATCACGTCTTGATGAGTGGCTGTTGGCAAGCCTTGTGCTTCTGTCTTGGCCCCAGGCCTCACAATAGCCAAG GTGAGGCAGCAGGTCTGACCAGTGCTTGTGATAGTAACGAATCATCGCTCAGATACATTGCCGAGGGTGATCTGGATCCAGTAACCACTTCCTGTTCTCCAGTCTCCGTTGAAAAGCTTTACCCGGCCGGAAGGATTTTACAGCTCGACGAGCGAATTTCGAACAG AATCGAAGCACCACGGTTCGACGTGATGTGGTCCGATAAAGACAACTACTCCAAGATCATTATCCATCCCGACATGCTTGGCGACCATTTTCCCGACCGAGTCATGAAAGCCCTGGGGAGGGTGGCCGCTAGTGTACAAGAAGATGCCTTATTGCAAGAAGTGTAG
- the LOC138059715 gene encoding uncharacterized protein, which translates to MPVFSYLMPTQCWPVVELKRFDREARKVIVENGGKHPLGSTFLLYLPKALGGRGLKSVEREYKQTKIKAVVRLYRNEDPAMEVVRQFEKRSEEKGRQSILKDAKKYASEFGLKLSLVHPQPLVTCLMKDEEVPVKKIGVWLKTAAAERDVEELKAEVWQGSLLSERWEDK; encoded by the coding sequence ATGCCAGTTTTCAGCTACCTGATGCCCACCCAGTGCTGGCCCGTAGTGGAACTGAAGAGATTCGACAGAGAAGCAAGGAAAGTCATCGTTGAGAACGGAGGCAAGCACCCTCTTGGGTCTACATTCCTATTATATCTGCCTAAGGCGCTTGGAGGTCGTGGGCTCAAGAGCGTTGAGCGAGAGTACAAGCAGACTAAGATCAAGGCGGTTGTAAGACTGTATCGGAATGAAGATCCTGCAATGGAGGTAGTAAGGCAGTTTGAGAAGAGATCAGAAGAGAAGGGACGGCAATCAATATTGAAGGATGCCAAGAAATATGCATCTGAGTTTGGGCTCAAACTATCTCTGGTGCATCCCCAACCATTGGTTACATGTCTAATGAAAGATGAGGAAGTACCTGTGAAGAAGATTGGGGTGTGGTTGAAGACAGCTGCTGCAGAAAGGGATGTAGAGGAACTGAAGGCAGAGGTATGGCAAGGGAGTTTGCTAAGTGAGAGGTGGGAGGATAAATAG
- the LOC138059736 gene encoding uncharacterized protein translates to MAAVESSPDCESNAPKTRKRKQFRWDEKMIENLIDSLQSYKATMLYKGLDFNGDKSHQYKEIRISMAKIYLDKDVTLFGPVTSPSLPEDFKDLSKEEQKKSKKLVKESTDLINRGNKRVMEKVKEIRQNFSKAVVSGRRSGSGKIVFEYYDKLVTLWGGSASSEPLAFGVGSDDFEEDDTQDIDCEQEVQNVEEDKGENDGLDEGVHVEEKDEENEEEEPVSKKAKSSVPRLIDSKRKHLEKSLSAAQRDQLLLKEAKDDAQFRKDLAQAMRESTESFTSSIKDISKAMTDLGQGLCRSLEMLSRSFQPPTPVNQNMFYQAPYAGPNHVQICNLATFTKCWIPLKIPTLKNGNNYT, encoded by the coding sequence atggcggcggtaGAAAGTAGTCCAGATTGTGAATCTAATGctccaaaaacaaggaaaagaaagcaaTTTCGATGGGATGAAAAGATGATAGAGAACTTAATAGACTCTCTACAGAGTTATAAAGCAACTATGTTGTACAAAGGTTTGGATTTCAACGGCGATAAGAGCCATCAATATAAAGAAATCAGAATATCTATGGCAAAGATTTATCTCGATAAAGATGTTACTCTTTTCGGTCCTGTGACTTCCCCTTCTTTGCCTGAAGATTTCAAAGATTTatcaaaagaagaacaaaagaaatccaaaaagcTTGTAAAGGAATCAACAGATCTCATAAACAGAGGAAACAAGAGAGTTATGGAAAAAGTAAAGGAGATAAGGCAGAATTTCAGTAAAGCTGTTGTTTCAGGTAGAAGGAGTGGAAGTGGAAAGATAGTCTTTGAATATTACGACAAACTTGTGACCTTATGGGGAGGATCAGCTTCATCTGAACCTCTTGCATTCGGAGTAGGTTCAGATGATTTTGAAGAAGATGATACACAAGATATTGATTGTGAACAAGAAGTACAAAATGTAGAAGAGGATAAAGGTGAGAATGATGGGTTAGACGAAGGTGTACATGTAGAGGAGAAagatgaagaaaatgaagaggAAGAACCAGTCAGTAAGAAAGCTAAAAGCTCTGTACCACGTTTGATTGACAGCAAAAGGAaacatcttgaaaaaagtctttCTGCTGCTCAAAGAGATCAACTGTTATTAAAGGAAGCAAAGGATGATGCACAGTTCAGAAAGGATTTAGCACAGGCTATGCGAGAATCAACAGAGAGCTTTACAAGCAGCATCAAGGATATCAGCAAGGCTATGACAGATCTTGGTCAAGGGTTATGTAGATCATTAGAGATGTTGTCACGATCATTTCAACCTCCAACTCCTGTTAATCAGAATATGTTTTATCAAGCACCATATGCTGGTCCAAATCACGTCCAAATATGCAACCTGGCTACTTTCACCAAATGTTGGATCCCACTCAAAATCCCCACGCTCAAGAATGGGAATAATTATACTTGA
- the LOC138059496 gene encoding diacylglycerol lipase-beta-like isoform X1 yields the protein MIVGHSLGAGTASLLSVLLKPIYPDLKCFAYSNPSVLSTHATPYCEDFIVSVVLGKDVVPRMTGTSASELRDDLASVIRRCSLPKYHVLMSGCWQALCFCLGPRPHNSQGDRRSFFSGSRQYRSALNRHSWENNLTQPLLRYTEGEAAGLTSACDSNESSLRYIAEGDLDPVTTSCSPVSVEKLYPAGRILQLDERISNRIEAPRFDVMWSDKDNYSKIIIHPDMLGDHFPDRVMKALGRVAASVQEDALLQEV from the exons ATGATAGTGGGCCACTCATTAGGTGCAGGCACTGCCTCGTTGTTATCGGTCCTTCTTAAACCAATCTATCCTGACTTGAAGTGCTTTGCCTACTCCAATCCCAGCGTCTTAAG TACTCATGCTACACCGTACTGTGAAGACTTCATCGTTTCTGTTGTACTCGGAAAGGATGTCGTTCCAAG AATGACAGGTACTTCAGCCTCGGAGTTACGTGATGATCTCGCATCGGTCATCAGAAGATGTTCCCTTCCCAAG TATCACGTCTTGATGAGTGGCTGTTGGCAAGCCTTGTGCTTCTGTCTTGGCCCCAGGCCTCACAATAGCCAAGGTGACCGTCGGTCTTTTTTCTCTGGCTCTCGCCAATACAGATCTGCTTTAAATCGCCATTCTTGGGAAAATAATCTAACTCAACCTCTTCTTAGATACACGGAAG GTGAGGCAGCAGGTCTGACCAGTGCTTGTGATAGTAACGAATCATCGCTCAGATACATTGCCGAGGGTGATCTGGATCCAGTAACCACTTCCTGTTCTCCAGTCTCCGTTGAAAAGCTTTACCCGGCCGGAAGGATTTTACAGCTCGACGAGCGAATTTCGAACAG AATCGAAGCACCACGGTTCGACGTGATGTGGTCCGATAAAGACAACTACTCCAAGATCATTATCCATCCCGACATGCTTGGCGACCATTTTCCCGACCGAGTCATGAAAGCCCTGGGGAGGGTGGCCGCTAGTGTACAAGAAGATGCCTTATTGCAAGAAGTGTAG